In one window of Dokdonia sp. PRO95 DNA:
- the topA gene encoding type I DNA topoisomerase produces the protein MAKNLVIVESPAKAKTIEKFLGSDYKVESSFGHIADLPSKELGVDVDGDFTPKYKVSDDKKKVVKNLKALAAKADMVWLASDEDREGEAIAWHLEQELGLTADRTKRIVFHEITKTAILRAIDNPRQIDYDLVNAQQARRVLDRLVGYELSPVLWRKVKGGLSAGRVQSVSVRLIVEREREVLNFEPKASYRVDAEFTTEDGKSFRAKLPKNITTKKKAQEFLEKNLKATFKVDALTKKPAKKSPAPPFTTSTLQQEASRKLYFSVSKTMNMAQRLYEAGHITYMRTDSVNLSKDAKAGAQAEILAAYGKEFHKERNYKGKSKGAQEAHEAIRPTDFSKHSVNMDRDQMRLYELIWKRAIASQMSEAQLERTNVQIASSAGTDNFTANGEILKFEGFLKVYLEGSDDEDVEETGLLPDLKTGEALLNKYITATERFTRPPYRYTEASLVKKLEELGIGRPSTYAPTITTIQNRKYVEKGTVDGKERSYDVLSLENNEIKDRTLTEMVGSDKGKLVPTDVGMVVNDFLVQHFENILDYNFTAKVEADFDDIAEGKQEWTKMMKDFYTDFHPHVKDVEKNAEREVGERILGKDPETGKPVSVRLGKFGPMVQIGSVEDEEKPRFASLGPDQTLANLTYEQAMDLFKLPKDLGTFEEEEVSVNNGRFGPYVKFGATYVSLPKGRDPMDVDLDEAIVYIKEKQKADAPIYMYEDLPVQKGTGRFGPYIKWNGMFINVNKKYDFDNLSDDDIVELIEIKKQKEIDKVLQDFPEEGIRVEKARWGRSNIIKGKTKIELSKDIDAAALTLDEIKAYIEKKAPKKKAAAKKKAPAKKKATAKKKAPVKKKTTAKKK, from the coding sequence ATGGCAAAGAATCTCGTCATTGTGGAGTCACCTGCAAAGGCTAAAACAATAGAAAAATTTCTAGGCTCTGACTATAAAGTTGAGAGTAGTTTTGGGCACATAGCAGACCTTCCCTCTAAGGAGTTAGGCGTTGATGTAGATGGAGATTTTACTCCTAAGTATAAAGTCTCAGACGACAAGAAAAAAGTGGTTAAGAATCTAAAAGCACTAGCAGCAAAAGCCGATATGGTTTGGCTAGCAAGTGATGAGGATCGCGAGGGTGAGGCCATTGCATGGCACCTCGAGCAAGAGCTTGGATTAACTGCAGACCGCACGAAGCGCATCGTTTTTCATGAGATTACAAAGACTGCGATTTTGAGAGCAATCGATAATCCGCGACAGATTGATTACGATCTCGTAAATGCACAACAAGCGCGTAGGGTTTTAGATAGACTTGTAGGTTATGAACTTTCACCAGTGTTATGGAGAAAAGTTAAAGGAGGGCTTTCGGCTGGGCGTGTGCAATCTGTTTCTGTAAGACTTATTGTGGAGCGTGAGCGCGAGGTGTTGAACTTTGAGCCAAAGGCATCTTATAGAGTAGATGCAGAGTTTACAACAGAAGATGGGAAATCTTTTAGAGCAAAACTTCCTAAAAATATTACTACTAAGAAAAAAGCACAGGAATTTCTTGAGAAAAACCTAAAAGCAACTTTTAAAGTAGATGCGCTTACAAAAAAGCCAGCCAAAAAATCACCAGCACCGCCCTTTACAACTTCTACACTACAACAAGAAGCGAGTAGAAAGTTATACTTCTCTGTGAGTAAAACGATGAATATGGCGCAACGTCTCTATGAGGCAGGGCACATTACTTATATGAGAACAGATAGTGTAAACCTATCTAAAGATGCAAAAGCCGGTGCGCAAGCAGAAATACTAGCTGCTTACGGTAAAGAATTTCACAAAGAGCGTAACTATAAAGGGAAATCCAAAGGAGCACAAGAAGCTCACGAAGCGATACGCCCAACAGATTTTTCTAAACATTCTGTAAATATGGATCGCGATCAAATGCGTCTGTATGAATTAATCTGGAAGCGTGCTATTGCTTCACAAATGAGTGAGGCGCAACTAGAACGTACTAATGTTCAAATAGCTTCTAGTGCTGGTACAGATAACTTTACTGCAAATGGAGAGATTTTAAAATTTGAAGGATTCTTAAAGGTATACCTAGAGGGTAGTGATGATGAAGATGTGGAAGAGACTGGATTACTTCCAGATCTTAAAACAGGAGAGGCGTTGCTTAACAAATACATTACCGCAACAGAACGTTTTACGAGACCACCATATAGATATACAGAGGCTTCGTTAGTAAAGAAATTAGAAGAGCTTGGTATCGGTCGTCCATCTACTTATGCACCTACTATTACGACGATACAAAATCGTAAGTATGTGGAGAAGGGAACTGTAGATGGTAAAGAGCGATCATATGATGTTTTGAGTCTTGAGAATAACGAGATAAAAGATAGAACCTTAACAGAAATGGTAGGTTCAGATAAAGGAAAGCTAGTTCCTACAGACGTGGGAATGGTAGTAAATGATTTCTTGGTACAGCACTTTGAAAATATTCTTGATTACAACTTTACAGCAAAAGTCGAAGCAGATTTTGATGATATTGCAGAGGGTAAGCAGGAGTGGACGAAGATGATGAAGGATTTTTACACAGATTTTCATCCTCATGTAAAAGATGTTGAGAAAAATGCAGAGCGTGAAGTAGGTGAGCGTATTCTGGGTAAGGACCCAGAAACGGGTAAGCCAGTAAGTGTTCGTCTAGGGAAATTTGGGCCTATGGTGCAAATAGGCTCTGTAGAAGATGAGGAAAAGCCACGTTTTGCAAGTTTAGGACCAGATCAAACGCTAGCAAATCTTACCTATGAGCAAGCAATGGACTTGTTTAAGTTGCCTAAAGATTTAGGGACTTTTGAGGAAGAAGAAGTTTCTGTAAATAATGGACGCTTCGGGCCTTATGTGAAGTTTGGAGCAACTTATGTCTCATTACCTAAAGGTCGCGATCCAATGGATGTAGACCTAGATGAAGCTATTGTATATATAAAAGAGAAGCAAAAGGCAGATGCTCCTATCTATATGTATGAGGATTTGCCAGTTCAGAAAGGTACAGGTCGTTTTGGCCCTTATATTAAGTGGAATGGTATGTTCATTAATGTAAATAAGAAGTATGATTTTGATAACCTTTCTGACGATGATATCGTAGAGCTTATAGAAATTAAGAAGCAGAAGGAGATAGATAAGGTTCTTCAAGACTTTCCAGAAGAAGGCATTCGTGTAGAAAAAGCTAGATGGGGTCGTTCTAATATCATCAAGGGGAAGACTAAAATCGAACTAAGTAAAGATATAGACGCGGCAGCGCTTACCTTAGATGAAATTAAAGCCTATATAGAGAAGAAAGCGCCCAAGAAAAAAGCAGCAGCAAAGAAAAAGGCTCCGGCCAAAAAGAAAGCTACTGCTAAGAAAAAGGCGCCTGTAAAGAAAAAAACGACTGCAAAAAAGAAGTAA
- a CDS encoding formimidoylglutamase: protein MAFEVLSPIPEIALAHIQLQHHQSLGNNIRLHSGEFGMPDLEGVQIAIICLRENRRDQNNLGESLSFTELRTTFYELFPGNWHTTIADLGDIHGGESVDDSYFAIRTINEALFKRGIVPMYIGGSQDLVYPIYRSYDKLDQMVNVVNVDSRFDLGDASQPIHNKSYVGKIIVEKPYNLFNYSNIGYQTYFNPQEEIDLMDKLYFDSYRLGNVSAMMNVVEPVMRDADLVAIDLNAVRSSELGTRYNKMPNGFDGKEICTIARYAGISDKVTSFGVFEYKNDAHEEKAAMLVAQIMWYFIEGVNFRASENMDVEKGNFLTYQVPIEDEVLTFYKSEKTARWWIEIPFIMGLNNKLKRHTLLPCTYQDYLDACNQNIPERWFKARKKNEI, encoded by the coding sequence ATGGCCTTTGAGGTGCTCAGCCCTATACCAGAAATTGCGCTTGCGCATATACAATTACAACACCACCAGTCACTAGGTAATAACATTAGATTACATAGCGGGGAGTTTGGAATGCCAGATCTAGAAGGTGTGCAAATTGCTATTATTTGCTTGCGCGAAAATAGGCGTGATCAAAATAACCTCGGAGAGTCATTATCATTTACAGAATTAAGGACTACTTTTTACGAACTCTTCCCTGGTAACTGGCACACAACAATTGCCGATTTGGGTGACATTCATGGAGGTGAAAGTGTAGATGATAGTTATTTTGCTATTAGAACCATCAACGAAGCACTTTTCAAGCGAGGAATTGTACCTATGTACATAGGAGGAAGCCAAGATTTAGTATATCCTATTTATAGATCGTATGATAAGTTGGATCAAATGGTAAATGTGGTGAATGTAGATAGTCGTTTTGACTTAGGAGATGCCAGCCAGCCTATCCATAATAAATCGTATGTAGGGAAGATTATTGTTGAGAAACCATATAACCTTTTTAATTACTCAAATATTGGATACCAAACCTATTTTAACCCTCAGGAGGAGATAGATTTGATGGATAAACTTTATTTTGATAGTTATCGATTAGGTAATGTCTCGGCCATGATGAATGTTGTGGAGCCCGTAATGAGAGATGCAGATCTCGTCGCGATAGATTTAAATGCTGTGCGTAGTAGTGAGCTGGGTACTAGGTATAATAAAATGCCTAATGGGTTTGATGGTAAGGAGATATGTACTATTGCTCGATATGCGGGTATTAGTGACAAGGTAACGTCATTTGGAGTTTTTGAATATAAGAATGATGCTCATGAGGAAAAAGCAGCGATGCTTGTTGCACAAATAATGTGGTATTTTATTGAGGGGGTGAATTTTCGCGCAAGCGAAAACATGGATGTTGAGAAAGGTAACTTTCTAACATATCAAGTTCCAATTGAAGATGAGGTGTTAACGTTTTACAAAAGTGAAAAAACAGCCAGATGGTGGATTGAAATTCCATTTATTATGGGCTTGAATAATAAATTAAAAAGGCACACGTTATTACCTTGCACGTACCAAGATTATCTGGATGCTTGTAACCAAAACATACCTGAACGCTGGTTCAAAGCAAGGAAGAAAAACGAAATTTGA
- the gldK gene encoding gliding motility lipoprotein GldK: MKKYIAFIAIVALLSSCGKGDRGELVGAKGKRWNPEKPYGMTLVSGGAFIMGKSDDDFAAVNDAPTKTVTVRSFYMDETEITNAEYRQFVEWVRDSTVRTKLAILADELGETPGNGGIGEFAFSDADPENMTPYEQYMYDNYFGLGETGFEGRKLNKDLDIIWDTAEYPDEYYAEVMDTMYIPMEEAYNGQRTIDVDKLEFRYTYLDIQEAAKKNGGRRKDHIKTETVKIYPDTTVWIKDFAYSYNEPMHNDYFWHDAYGEYPVVGVTWMQAKAFCEWRTMYKNAHQKSKKRQFVNRFRLPGEAEWEYAARGGLESGDYPWGGPYAKNDRGCFLANFKPLRGDYGADQALYTVEADAYEPNDYNLYNMAGNVSEWVASSYDPASYEYMSTINPNVNDKDNRRKVIRGGSWKDVAYFLQVSSRDYEYQDSARSYIGFRTVQDFMGVDEKINLRKPNK; the protein is encoded by the coding sequence ATGAAAAAGTATATTGCATTTATTGCGATAGTAGCTTTGCTGTCTAGTTGTGGCAAAGGCGATCGAGGGGAACTCGTCGGTGCCAAAGGCAAGCGATGGAACCCTGAAAAACCTTATGGAATGACCCTCGTTTCTGGAGGTGCTTTCATAATGGGTAAGAGTGATGATGATTTTGCTGCGGTAAATGATGCTCCTACAAAAACAGTGACTGTGCGCTCTTTCTATATGGACGAAACAGAAATCACTAACGCAGAATATAGACAGTTTGTGGAGTGGGTACGTGATTCTACAGTACGTACAAAACTTGCGATTCTAGCAGATGAGCTTGGAGAAACTCCAGGTAATGGTGGTATAGGTGAGTTTGCTTTTAGCGATGCAGATCCAGAAAATATGACGCCGTACGAACAATACATGTATGACAACTACTTTGGATTAGGTGAAACTGGTTTTGAAGGTCGTAAACTCAATAAAGATTTAGATATCATTTGGGATACGGCAGAGTATCCAGATGAGTATTATGCTGAGGTAATGGATACCATGTATATCCCAATGGAAGAGGCTTATAATGGACAGCGTACTATTGACGTTGATAAATTAGAATTCCGTTATACATATCTCGACATTCAAGAAGCCGCAAAGAAAAATGGCGGCCGTCGTAAAGATCATATCAAAACAGAAACAGTAAAAATCTATCCAGACACAACGGTTTGGATTAAAGATTTTGCATACTCGTACAATGAGCCTATGCATAATGATTATTTCTGGCATGATGCATATGGTGAATATCCAGTTGTTGGAGTTACTTGGATGCAGGCAAAAGCTTTTTGTGAATGGAGAACGATGTACAAAAACGCTCACCAAAAATCAAAAAAGAGACAATTTGTAAATCGTTTTAGACTTCCTGGTGAAGCAGAGTGGGAGTATGCTGCTCGTGGCGGACTAGAAAGTGGTGATTACCCTTGGGGTGGTCCTTATGCAAAGAATGATAGAGGTTGCTTCCTTGCAAACTTTAAACCTCTAAGAGGTGATTATGGTGCAGATCAGGCATTATATACAGTAGAAGCAGATGCTTACGAACCTAATGATTACAACCTGTACAACATGGCAGGAAATGTGTCAGAGTGGGTAGCTTCTTCTTATGATCCAGCTTCTTATGAATATATGTCTACTATTAACCCTAACGTAAATGACAAAGACAATCGTCGTAAAGTTATACGTGGTGGTTCATGGAAAGACGTTGCTTACTTCCTACAGGTAAGCTCACGTGACTATGAGTATCAAGACTCTGCTCGTAGTTATATCGGTTTTAGAACCGTGCAGGACTTTATGGGTGTTGATGAGAAAATCAACCTTAGAAAGCCGAACAAATAA
- the gldL gene encoding gliding motility protein GldL: MAQSQTRKKIMNAVYGIGAAVVIIGALFKLMHWPGGDLMLIIGLVTEALVFFISAFEPVDSDLDWALVYPELAGGASGSKKKAATPVDAEAQLSKKLDNMLKEAKIDSELMTSLGTSIRSFEGAAKGIAPTADAMTSTKKYSEEMSLAAAQMESLNSLYKVQVESSSRQAEINEQVTQNAGKLKDQMESLATNLSSLNGVYGGMLSAMNKN, from the coding sequence ATGGCACAATCTCAAACAAGAAAAAAAATAATGAATGCCGTTTACGGTATTGGAGCAGCTGTAGTTATCATTGGTGCACTTTTTAAATTAATGCACTGGCCAGGCGGAGATTTAATGCTTATTATAGGACTTGTAACTGAAGCATTAGTTTTCTTTATCTCTGCTTTTGAACCAGTTGATTCAGATCTCGACTGGGCATTAGTTTACCCGGAACTAGCAGGTGGTGCAAGTGGATCAAAGAAAAAGGCAGCAACTCCTGTAGATGCTGAAGCTCAATTATCTAAAAAATTAGATAATATGCTTAAAGAAGCAAAGATTGACTCTGAACTTATGACGAGCTTAGGAACTAGTATCCGCAGCTTTGAAGGTGCAGCAAAAGGTATTGCTCCTACAGCAGACGCAATGACTTCTACAAAAAAGTATTCTGAAGAGATGTCTCTTGCAGCTGCGCAAATGGAATCATTAAATAGTCTTTACAAAGTACAAGTTGAGTCATCTAGCCGTCAAGCGGAAATCAACGAGCAAGTAACTCAAAATGCTGGTAAACTTAAAGATCAAATGGAAAGTCTAGCGACAAACCTTTCTTCTTTAAACGGAGTTTATGGTGGAATGCTTTCTGCAATGAACAAAAACTAA
- the gldM gene encoding gliding motility protein GldM: MAGGKQTARQKMINLMYLVFIAMLALQMSREVLSAFGSINEKFERSNVSFEAKNDLAFADISKKANENEEFKAAAVTAKNAKELGNTLFSFLEEEKAALTGDMEDPTDYEAMDKTTFIDERYYAGGKITPKGSEYLSQMDTYREGMLKLVGDNEALATQIKNDFSTSDVVTGGEGDDVKKTQDYISYHFVGFPSVSSLTKMSQLQNDIKVVENELLTKLLSGNLKELASLDNYETVMTTSKGAYYTGSTFDGVLSLGRVDASTKPSRVELKLDGRPIPESKVSYDGGKLVLGVNTGGVGDHKITGSLFYPQDGKEIEVAVEQAFTTINKPNSATIAADKMNVVYRGVANPMTISFAGVANNAVSASGAGLSKRSGTSYTMTPGQGREVTINVTAKLPDGGGTVSDKAVFRIKDIPRPVGTLGGDDKGNLKKPRNTVAAAPIGASLPDFDFDLNLRVNSFKFRAGDAATVSVQGNKLNAAAKSALKRAKRGSTVQIFDIKASIQGNSGYRLKTVSPIIIELAN; the protein is encoded by the coding sequence ATGGCAGGAGGAAAACAAACCGCAAGGCAGAAGATGATAAACTTGATGTACTTGGTGTTTATAGCGATGCTAGCACTACAGATGTCAAGAGAAGTATTATCTGCTTTCGGATCAATAAATGAAAAGTTTGAGCGTTCAAATGTTTCATTTGAAGCTAAAAATGACTTAGCATTTGCAGATATATCAAAAAAAGCAAATGAGAATGAAGAGTTCAAAGCAGCTGCAGTTACGGCTAAGAATGCTAAGGAACTAGGTAACACGTTGTTTTCATTTTTAGAAGAGGAGAAAGCCGCGCTTACTGGAGATATGGAAGATCCTACAGATTATGAGGCAATGGATAAAACGACTTTCATAGATGAGAGATACTATGCTGGCGGAAAAATCACACCAAAAGGAAGTGAGTATCTAAGTCAAATGGACACTTACCGTGAAGGTATGTTGAAATTAGTTGGTGATAATGAAGCATTGGCTACTCAAATTAAAAATGACTTTAGTACTAGCGATGTAGTAACTGGGGGTGAAGGTGATGATGTTAAGAAAACTCAAGACTATATTTCTTATCACTTTGTAGGTTTCCCATCAGTTTCTTCTTTAACTAAGATGTCTCAATTACAGAATGATATTAAGGTTGTTGAAAACGAACTATTAACTAAACTACTTTCGGGTAATCTTAAGGAGCTTGCTTCTTTAGATAACTATGAAACTGTAATGACAACTTCAAAAGGAGCTTATTATACTGGTTCTACTTTTGATGGTGTTCTTTCTTTAGGTCGTGTAGATGCATCTACAAAGCCTTCTAGAGTAGAATTAAAGCTAGATGGACGCCCAATTCCAGAAAGTAAAGTTTCTTACGACGGTGGTAAACTCGTTTTAGGAGTTAATACTGGAGGAGTAGGTGATCATAAAATTACAGGATCATTGTTTTACCCTCAAGATGGTAAAGAAATTGAAGTAGCGGTTGAACAAGCTTTTACAACGATTAACAAGCCTAACTCTGCAACTATTGCTGCAGATAAAATGAACGTGGTATATCGTGGTGTTGCAAACCCGATGACTATATCATTTGCAGGTGTTGCAAATAATGCTGTAAGTGCATCTGGTGCTGGTCTTTCTAAAAGATCTGGTACTAGCTACACAATGACACCTGGTCAAGGACGTGAAGTAACTATTAATGTAACTGCAAAGCTTCCTGATGGAGGTGGTACGGTTTCTGATAAAGCTGTTTTCCGTATTAAAGATATTCCACGTCCAGTAGGTACTCTAGGTGGAGATGATAAAGGAAATCTTAAAAAGCCTAGAAATACAGTTGCAGCGGCACCAATAGGCGCTAGTCTTCCGGATTTTGATTTTGATCTTAACTTAAGGGTTAATAGCTTCAAGTTTAGAGCAGGAGATGCGGCAACAGTTTCTGTACAAGGAAACAAGCTTAATGCAGCTGCTAAATCTGCACTAAAGCGTGCAAAAAGAGGATCTACAGTACAGATCTTTGATATTAAAGCAAGTATACAAGGTAACTCAGGATACAGATTGAAGACAGTTTCTCCAATTATCATTGAGTTAGCAAACTAA
- the gldN gene encoding gliding motility protein GldN, translated as MSLKRLIFVALGLLMAVPAFAQGNILNAKTPDEMFEVTEEQKAKDNDNPLPYGYVEKRDVLWAKNTWEVVDLDERVNFPLYYPIDTVNMGSDRRSLFDVLVKNIKNGKIDAIYRDSYFTEKIQLGDLSAAMVKIDTSDAGYDQLNAGESISDYNIERTEITAYDINAYHIRGYWYIDKRQGELKYRLLGIAPVSGDVNFLDDASAADIELFWIWFPGARDVLHNAKAFNRKNTSMPISFDHLLNSRRFNATIYKEDNVQGDRKVKEYINDNSMMQLLESDRIKERIRDIEQDLWNY; from the coding sequence ATGAGTCTTAAACGTTTAATTTTTGTTGCACTCGGTCTATTGATGGCAGTCCCAGCTTTTGCGCAAGGAAATATCCTTAATGCAAAGACACCGGATGAAATGTTTGAAGTGACCGAAGAGCAAAAAGCAAAGGACAATGACAATCCATTGCCATATGGTTATGTTGAAAAACGTGACGTATTATGGGCAAAAAATACTTGGGAGGTTGTTGATCTTGATGAGCGCGTAAACTTCCCTTTATACTATCCTATCGATACTGTAAATATGGGGTCAGATCGTCGTTCACTTTTTGATGTTCTTGTCAAGAATATTAAGAACGGTAAAATAGATGCTATTTATAGAGACTCATACTTTACAGAAAAAATTCAGTTAGGAGATCTTTCTGCCGCAATGGTAAAAATTGATACTTCTGATGCTGGATATGATCAACTAAATGCTGGAGAATCTATCTCTGATTATAATATTGAGCGTACAGAGATTACTGCTTATGATATTAATGCATACCACATACGTGGTTACTGGTATATCGATAAGCGTCAGGGAGAGCTTAAATACCGCTTATTAGGTATTGCTCCAGTTTCTGGTGATGTAAACTTCTTAGATGATGCAAGTGCTGCAGATATTGAACTTTTCTGGATATGGTTTCCAGGAGCGCGTGACGTATTGCACAATGCAAAAGCATTTAATCGTAAGAATACATCAATGCCTATCTCATTTGATCACTTGTTAAATAGTAGACGTTTTAATGCTACTATCTATAAGGAGGACAATGTTCAAGGTGATCGTAAGGTTAAAGAGTACATCAATGATAACTCAATGATGCAGTTATTAGAGTCAGATCGTATCAAAGAACGCATTAGAGATATTGAACAAGATCTTTGGAATTACTAG
- a CDS encoding FAD-dependent oxidoreductase, whose product MKEVDYIIVGLGLAGIAFCEECERNGKTFIVIDKGIEGASRVAAGLYNPVILKRYSLPWKAIEQFDLAIPYFRTLEEKLGESFMEELPVRKVFHSIEDQNNWFTASDKPGLDRFVKTAIIKEERDEISAPFHYGEVLETGRVAITKLQSSYEKYLAGKSAFAKAVFDYDLLQLQDSSVTYDGYRATRIVFAEGYGVKRNPYFGKLPLVGNKGEYIIISAPQLQLNAAIKSSFFIVPLGNDLYKVGATYNWTDKDWQTTVEAREELLEKLDALINVAYEVVGQEAGVRPTTGDRRPLLGIHPIYSQLAILNGLGTRGIMAGPLLAKLLYNFLEYQEALPTEVDVMRFPKKFK is encoded by the coding sequence GTGAAAGAAGTAGATTATATTATTGTAGGTCTGGGGCTGGCAGGAATCGCCTTTTGTGAAGAATGTGAGCGCAATGGGAAGACTTTTATTGTTATAGATAAAGGAATAGAAGGAGCTAGTCGTGTCGCCGCTGGTTTGTACAATCCAGTAATACTTAAACGTTACTCATTACCTTGGAAGGCTATTGAGCAATTTGATCTTGCAATACCGTATTTTAGAACTTTAGAAGAGAAACTTGGTGAGTCCTTTATGGAGGAGTTGCCTGTGCGCAAAGTATTCCATTCTATCGAAGATCAGAATAATTGGTTTACTGCAAGTGATAAGCCTGGCCTAGATCGGTTTGTGAAAACGGCGATAATAAAGGAAGAACGAGATGAGATTTCCGCACCATTTCACTATGGGGAAGTGCTAGAGACAGGGAGAGTTGCAATTACAAAACTGCAGTCTTCTTATGAGAAATATCTTGCGGGTAAGTCCGCTTTCGCGAAAGCGGTATTTGATTATGACTTATTACAATTACAAGACTCCTCAGTAACTTACGATGGTTATAGAGCCACTCGAATCGTCTTTGCCGAAGGTTATGGAGTGAAGAGAAATCCTTATTTCGGAAAATTGCCCTTAGTAGGTAATAAGGGAGAATATATAATTATCAGTGCGCCACAATTACAATTAAATGCAGCGATAAAATCTTCATTTTTCATCGTTCCATTGGGAAATGATCTTTATAAAGTAGGAGCAACTTATAATTGGACAGATAAAGACTGGCAAACTACAGTAGAGGCTCGTGAAGAGCTTTTAGAAAAGCTTGATGCGCTAATTAATGTGGCTTATGAGGTAGTTGGCCAAGAGGCAGGTGTGCGTCCAACAACGGGGGATAGAAGGCCACTGCTAGGTATTCACCCTATCTACAGCCAGCTAGCTATATTAAATGGGCTAGGTACAAGAGGTATTATGGCAGGGCCGTTGCTAGCAAAGTTGCTATATAATTTTTTAGAATATCAAGAAGCGCTCCCTACTGAAGTGGATGTGATGCGTTTTCCTAAAAAATTTAAGTAG
- a CDS encoding DUF983 domain-containing protein, with protein MGILKGSKLNSIINGKCPVCQNESMYKNPNPYVLSQTLKMHERCSHCNTKYKIEPSFFYGAMYVSYPVGIAFATAAFVITYFFFEATLVNTFIAIVGTMIIFMPVIMRLARNIWINFFMKYDPTKDQLSSK; from the coding sequence ATGGGAATTCTAAAAGGCAGCAAACTAAACAGTATTATTAATGGAAAATGTCCGGTTTGTCAAAATGAATCTATGTACAAAAACCCAAATCCGTACGTACTTTCCCAAACGCTTAAAATGCATGAACGCTGCTCTCATTGCAACACCAAATATAAAATAGAGCCTTCTTTCTTTTACGGAGCGATGTATGTAAGCTACCCTGTTGGGATTGCTTTTGCGACAGCAGCATTTGTAATCACCTACTTCTTTTTTGAGGCAACGCTAGTTAATACATTTATTGCAATTGTAGGAACTATGATTATATTCATGCCTGTGATCATGCGACTAGCTCGCAATATTTGGATTAACTTCTTCATGAAGTATGACCCCACTAAAGATCAACTATCAAGCAAATAA